In Flavivirga abyssicola, the following are encoded in one genomic region:
- a CDS encoding DUF4290 domain-containing protein has product MIDNLEYNTEREHLIIPEYGRHMQKMINYAKTIEVKEERNKIAKAIIAVMGNMQPHLRDVPDFQHKLWDQLFIMSNFELDVDSPFEKPTKELFEERPEPLKYPQNFPKYRFYGNNIKTMIDVANTWEEGELKEALVYTIANHMKKCFLNWNKDTVEDAVIFSHLYELSAGKINLKDSKEDLSDSTSLLRSKNKFSSNKKSHHKKNSNRQRKRH; this is encoded by the coding sequence ATTATAGATAATTTAGAATACAATACAGAGCGGGAACATTTAATCATTCCGGAATATGGTCGCCATATGCAGAAAATGATTAATTATGCTAAAACCATAGAAGTAAAAGAAGAACGTAATAAAATAGCTAAAGCTATTATTGCGGTCATGGGAAATATGCAGCCACATTTAAGAGATGTTCCTGATTTTCAACATAAGCTTTGGGATCAACTTTTTATTATGTCTAATTTCGAATTAGATGTAGATTCTCCTTTTGAGAAACCTACAAAAGAACTTTTTGAAGAGCGCCCAGAGCCTTTAAAATATCCGCAAAACTTTCCTAAATATCGTTTTTATGGAAACAATATTAAGACGATGATTGATGTTGCCAATACTTGGGAAGAAGGTGAACTTAAAGAAGCTTTGGTGTATACAATTGCAAATCATATGAAGAAGTGCTTTTTAAATTGGAATAAAGACACTGTTGAAGATGCTGTGATTTTTAGTCATTTATATGAGCTTTCTGCAGGAAAAATTAATTTAAAAGATTCTAAAGAAGATTTATCAGATTCTACCAGTTTGTTGCGTTCTAAGAACAAATTTTCAAGTAATAAGAAAAGCCACCACAAAAAGAATTCTAACAGACAAAGAAAACGCCACTAG
- a CDS encoding RecQ family ATP-dependent DNA helicase, with the protein MEHPINILERYWKFTAFRLNQEAIINAVIEGEDTFVLLPTGGGKSLCFQIPALAKKGICIVISPLISLMKDQVQALNNKGIKAMAITSGISYSQLDTLLDNCVYGNYKFLYLSPERLQQELVQDRIKLMHVNLIAVDEAHCISQWGSDFRPAYKNISLLRQIQPSVNVVALTASARPEVVDDIVKELDFIQPKIFKQSFARPNLAYMVFHENDKYYRLETILKKHIASSIIYVRNRKLTVEISAFLESKNITSTYYHGGLSNIEKDINMNSWAQNQKQVMVATNAFGMGIDKPDVKTVIHFNLPESIESYFQEAGRVGRNGEKAFAVILKNNSDATLVKNQFLNVLPTVDFVKQVYRKLCSYFQISYGEGEYLTFDFKFNTFCKTYNFSSILCYNTLLLLDRNSVITLSKQFKNKVTAQFIVSNSALFNYLETHQDFNMIVKSILRMYGGIFDHITKIDLIKISNKASVTESKLTQVLQQLESDEIIALNLAKTDAQITFIEPREDDKTINRIASIIEQQNELKQHQVNAMLNYIENDSVCKSIQLLTYFGEKDMKPCGICSVCINSKKAGTPPDIRTIKNRIVKLLENGDQSSRDIISILNCKEADLKVVLKLLLEHNIITITPTNTYKLSHI; encoded by the coding sequence ATGGAGCATCCCATAAACATATTAGAACGTTATTGGAAGTTTACAGCATTTAGACTTAATCAAGAAGCCATTATCAATGCCGTTATTGAAGGAGAAGACACTTTTGTTTTATTACCGACCGGCGGTGGAAAATCGTTATGTTTTCAAATTCCTGCTTTAGCTAAAAAAGGCATTTGTATTGTTATTTCTCCTTTAATTTCATTGATGAAAGATCAGGTGCAAGCCTTAAACAATAAAGGAATTAAAGCTATGGCCATTACAAGTGGGATAAGTTATAGCCAATTAGACACACTTTTAGATAACTGTGTTTATGGAAATTACAAGTTTTTGTATCTATCACCAGAACGCTTGCAACAGGAACTAGTACAGGATCGTATTAAATTAATGCATGTTAATTTAATAGCAGTTGACGAAGCGCATTGTATCTCACAATGGGGAAGTGACTTTAGGCCTGCGTACAAAAACATATCGTTACTACGTCAAATACAACCCAGTGTAAATGTGGTAGCCTTAACGGCTTCAGCAAGACCAGAAGTTGTTGATGATATTGTGAAAGAACTTGATTTTATTCAGCCTAAAATATTTAAGCAATCTTTTGCCAGACCTAATCTGGCATACATGGTCTTCCATGAAAATGATAAATACTACCGCCTTGAAACTATTTTAAAAAAACATATCGCTTCATCAATTATTTATGTTAGGAACCGGAAATTAACCGTAGAAATTAGTGCTTTTTTAGAATCTAAAAACATAACTTCAACCTATTACCATGGTGGGCTTTCAAATATTGAAAAAGATATCAATATGAATTCATGGGCACAAAATCAAAAACAGGTTATGGTAGCGACAAATGCCTTTGGTATGGGTATTGACAAACCTGATGTTAAAACAGTTATTCATTTTAATTTACCAGAAAGCATTGAAAGTTATTTTCAAGAAGCTGGTCGTGTAGGTCGTAATGGTGAAAAGGCTTTTGCTGTAATTCTAAAAAATAACAGTGATGCTACTTTAGTAAAAAATCAGTTTTTGAATGTTTTACCTACAGTAGATTTTGTCAAACAGGTATACAGAAAACTATGTAGCTACTTTCAAATATCTTATGGTGAAGGTGAATATCTGACTTTCGATTTTAAATTTAATACCTTTTGTAAAACTTATAACTTTAGTTCCATTCTATGTTATAATACCCTGTTATTATTAGACAGAAATAGTGTCATAACGCTATCAAAACAGTTTAAAAATAAAGTAACGGCTCAATTTATTGTATCAAACTCAGCGCTTTTTAATTATCTAGAAACGCATCAGGATTTTAATATGATTGTAAAATCAATATTAAGAATGTATGGTGGTATTTTTGATCATATTACAAAAATTGATTTGATTAAAATTTCTAACAAAGCATCAGTAACAGAAAGTAAATTAACCCAAGTACTTCAACAATTAGAAAGCGATGAAATCATTGCCCTAAACTTAGCAAAAACAGATGCTCAAATCACTTTTATAGAACCTAGGGAAGATGATAAAACGATTAATAGAATTGCATCAATCATAGAACAACAAAATGAATTGAAGCAACACCAAGTTAATGCCATGCTTAATTATATTGAAAATGATTCGGTTTGCAAAAGCATTCAACTCCTCACCTACTTTGGTGAAAAAGACATGAAACCGTGTGGTATCTGCTCCGTTTGCATAAATTCAAAAAAAGCGGGAACACCACCAGATATTAGAACAATAAAAAATCGTATTGTAAAATTATTAGAAAATGGAGATCAATCATCTAGAGACATAATTTCAATATTGAATTGTAAAGAGGCAGATTTAAAAGTAGTTTTGAAATTATTATTAGAGCATAACATTATAACTATTACACCAACAAACACATATAAATTAAGTCATATATGA
- a CDS encoding class I SAM-dependent methyltransferase: MDVKYDKIGVDYNLTRKADPFLTDQLLRHLNPKKDGVYLDIGCGTGNYTHEFQKKGFQYIGIDPSKKMLDKARVKNKDVAWKIGLAENTGLPKNFVDGIIGSLTIHHWSDLKKSFLELKKVLKPNGKIVIFTSTPKQMEGYWLNHYFPKMLADSIKQMPTLKSVESAMKNAGIELSEINKYFIRPDLQDQFLYCGKQNPELYFDEQIRHGISSFSSLANRMEVKQGLSSLRKDINSGKFDEITQKYKNDLGDYLFIIGENSANK; this comes from the coding sequence ATGGATGTGAAATATGACAAAATAGGTGTTGATTATAATCTTACACGAAAAGCTGATCCGTTTTTAACAGACCAGTTACTACGTCATCTAAACCCCAAAAAAGATGGTGTTTATTTAGATATTGGCTGCGGAACTGGAAATTATACACATGAATTTCAGAAAAAAGGATTTCAATATATCGGTATCGATCCTTCTAAAAAGATGCTAGATAAAGCAAGAGTAAAAAATAAGGATGTAGCGTGGAAAATTGGTTTGGCAGAAAACACTGGGCTTCCAAAAAATTTTGTGGACGGAATAATTGGTTCTCTAACCATTCATCATTGGAGTGATTTAAAGAAAAGTTTTTTAGAACTTAAAAAGGTTCTGAAACCAAATGGAAAGATTGTGATTTTTACATCAACCCCAAAACAAATGGAAGGTTATTGGCTCAACCATTATTTTCCTAAAATGTTAGCAGATTCCATAAAACAAATGCCTACTCTAAAAAGTGTAGAAAGTGCTATGAAAAATGCTGGGATCGAGCTTTCAGAAATAAATAAATATTTCATCAGACCAGATTTGCAGGATCAATTCCTCTATTGCGGAAAACAGAATCCCGAACTTTATTTTGATGAGCAAATCAGACATGGGATTTCTTCATTTTCGTCATTGGCCAATCGAATGGAAGTCAAACAAGGGTTATCCAGCTTAAGAAAGGATATTAATAGTGGAAAATTCGATGAAATTACCCAAAAATATAAAAACGACCTAGGTGATTATCTTTTCATAATTGGTGAAAACTCAGCAAATAAATAA
- a CDS encoding HU family DNA-binding protein translates to MNKTDLIDAMAEHAGITKAAAKKALECAIIEIEGALQKGNRVSLVGFGSWSVSKRAAREGRNPQTGQTIKIKAKNVVKFKAGSDLSNAVN, encoded by the coding sequence ATGAACAAAACAGATTTAATCGACGCAATGGCAGAACACGCAGGAATCACTAAAGCTGCTGCAAAGAAAGCTTTAGAGTGTGCAATCATTGAAATTGAAGGAGCTTTACAAAAAGGTAACAGAGTTTCTTTAGTAGGATTTGGATCTTGGTCAGTTTCTAAAAGAGCTGCAAGAGAAGGAAGAAACCCTCAAACAGGACAAACTATCAAAATCAAAGCTAAAAACGTTGTTAAGTTTAAAGCTGGATCAGATTTATCAAATGCAGTAAACTAA
- the fmt gene encoding methionyl-tRNA formyltransferase, which produces MRDLRIVFMGTPDFAVTTLKALVENQYNIVGVITAPDKPAGRGRKLNESAVKVYAKEANLNILQPTNLKQDDFLDELKALRANLQIVVAFRMLPKAVWQMPEYGTFNLHASLLPNYRGAAPINWAIINGETKTGVSTFFIDEKIDTGDMILQEEIDIEADENVGSLHDKLMNIGSSLVLKTVNAIKQGPVKTVPQKETKNIRTAYKLNKDNCKIDWNDSIDNIYNKIRGLSPYPASWCTFINGEEELDVKIYRADKEIIPHTKSIGSIISNKKELKVAVTNGYILIKEIKLPGKRTMDIKALLNGYTFEANAKAL; this is translated from the coding sequence ATGAGGGATTTAAGAATCGTATTTATGGGAACACCAGATTTTGCTGTAACCACTTTAAAAGCATTAGTAGAAAACCAATATAATATAGTTGGGGTTATTACTGCCCCAGACAAACCTGCTGGGCGTGGACGCAAACTAAATGAAAGTGCCGTAAAAGTATATGCAAAGGAAGCCAATTTAAACATTTTACAACCCACCAATTTAAAGCAGGATGACTTTTTAGATGAATTAAAGGCGCTTAGAGCAAATCTCCAGATTGTTGTAGCCTTTAGAATGCTACCAAAAGCAGTTTGGCAAATGCCCGAATATGGTACTTTTAATTTGCATGCATCATTACTACCAAACTATCGTGGCGCAGCTCCTATAAATTGGGCTATTATTAATGGTGAAACCAAAACAGGAGTTTCAACGTTCTTTATTGATGAAAAAATAGACACCGGTGATATGATTCTTCAAGAAGAAATAGACATAGAAGCTGATGAAAATGTAGGAAGCTTGCATGATAAATTAATGAATATAGGAAGCTCTTTAGTTCTAAAAACAGTAAACGCAATAAAACAGGGACCTGTAAAAACTGTACCTCAAAAAGAAACTAAAAATATTAGAACTGCTTATAAATTAAATAAAGATAATTGTAAGATTGACTGGAACGATTCTATAGACAATATATATAATAAGATACGAGGCCTAAGCCCATATCCGGCAAGCTGGTGTACTTTTATAAATGGGGAGGAAGAATTAGATGTGAAAATATATCGAGCAGACAAAGAAATAATACCACATACAAAAAGTATTGGAAGTATTATTTCTAATAAAAAAGAGTTAAAGGTAGCTGTTACCAATGGTTACATCTTAATAAAGGAAATTAAGCTTCCTGGTAAACGAACTATGGATATAAAAGCGCTTTTAAACGGTTATACTTTTGAAGCAAATGCTAAAGCGCTCTAA
- a CDS encoding ATP-binding protein, whose amino-acid sequence MNTKKIVITGGPGTGKSTLINELINRGYNCLEEISRQVTLNAKKEGIDQLFLTNPLLFSELLLKGRHQQFINAETGTSEIVFFDRGLPDVLAYMDFIGDSYPESFVNTCKNSTYDIVFILKPWEAIYKSDNERYENFEQALNIHKHLLNTYQNFNYHLIDVPFDTVKNRVDFILNALNM is encoded by the coding sequence TTGAATACTAAAAAGATTGTAATTACTGGGGGACCTGGTACTGGGAAATCTACTTTAATAAATGAGTTGATAAATAGAGGCTACAATTGTCTCGAAGAAATTTCTCGTCAAGTTACCTTAAATGCAAAAAAAGAAGGTATTGACCAACTATTTTTAACCAACCCTTTATTATTTAGCGAATTACTTTTAAAAGGTAGACACCAGCAATTTATAAATGCCGAAACTGGTACTTCTGAAATTGTTTTTTTTGATAGAGGTTTACCTGATGTGTTGGCCTATATGGATTTTATTGGAGACTCCTACCCTGAGAGTTTTGTAAATACTTGTAAAAATTCTACATATGATATTGTTTTTATCTTAAAACCATGGGAAGCTATATACAAAAGTGATAATGAACGCTATGAAAATTTTGAACAAGCTTTAAATATTCACAAGCACTTACTAAATACCTATCAAAATTTTAATTATCATTTAATAGATGTTCCTTTTGACACTGTTAAAAATAGAGTCGATTTTATTTTAAACGCGTTGAATATGTAA
- a CDS encoding YqgE/AlgH family protein, translated as MITIKPKKGDLLIAEPAIIGDVSFNRSIVLIADHSKEGSIGFILNKPLDYTINELVPEVEATYKVYNGGPVEQDNLYFIHKIPKLIPESIEISLGIFWGGDFSKVAELITNGDINENDIRFFLGYSGWETNQLEEELKANSWVVTENVYKNSIIEKDYKSFWKEKMLEFGGEYSIWSNAPENPNYN; from the coding sequence ATGATAACAATAAAACCAAAGAAAGGTGATTTGTTAATCGCTGAACCTGCGATAATAGGTGATGTTTCTTTTAATCGGTCGATAGTATTAATTGCAGATCATTCGAAAGAAGGTTCTATTGGCTTTATACTCAACAAGCCTCTAGATTATACTATTAATGAACTGGTCCCAGAAGTTGAAGCTACTTATAAAGTTTATAACGGTGGACCTGTAGAACAGGATAATCTCTATTTTATTCATAAAATACCAAAATTAATCCCAGAAAGTATTGAAATTTCCTTGGGTATTTTTTGGGGCGGTGATTTTAGTAAAGTAGCAGAACTTATTACTAATGGTGATATAAATGAAAATGATATTCGTTTTTTCCTAGGATATTCTGGTTGGGAAACAAATCAATTAGAAGAAGAACTTAAAGCTAATTCTTGGGTTGTTACTGAAAATGTTTATAAAAATAGTATTATTGAAAAGGATTATAAATCCTTTTGGAAAGAAAAAATGTTAGAGTTTGGAGGAGAATATAGCATTTGGTCTAATGCACCAGAAAATCCAAACTATAATTAA
- a CDS encoding DUF493 domain-containing protein has protein sequence MNAPPNSEEFYKKLKGQLYETASWPAEYLYKFIVKSDVKKIAKLESIFNNMGAVINKIESKNGKYTSVSINLLMRDPGAVIEKYKEVAEKVEGVISL, from the coding sequence ATGAACGCACCTCCTAATTCTGAAGAATTTTATAAAAAACTAAAAGGCCAATTATATGAAACAGCAAGTTGGCCAGCAGAATATTTATATAAATTTATAGTAAAATCTGACGTTAAAAAAATAGCTAAATTAGAATCCATTTTTAATAATATGGGAGCTGTTATTAATAAGATTGAATCAAAAAATGGCAAATACACGAGTGTTTCAATTAATTTACTGATGAGAGACCCAGGTGCCGTTATTGAAAAGTATAAAGAAGTTGCAGAAAAAGTTGAAGGGGTGATAAGTCTTTAG
- a CDS encoding sensor histidine kinase, with the protein MTTKFIKQKVLIGIAFIISILLTSPRILIIFDIVDDLSTAFTSASVKDILFRFLWFTFFSWLLLEFNANTKYFYSKFQSVLRGLTTIIINIALYLALLHLFFFLYPILVGESMVSEEKGLTYFIYFVITVIIIFIARILRYQLSLKEKLIEQEALKQQSLQNELMALKNQVNPHFLFNSLNSLSSLVKENKDATNFINKLSTMYRYILQSSERDLVSIKEELDFLSSYIHLIKTRYRNRFNITYNIHEKWMKKEVPVLAFQLLVENAIKHNEISEENPLQVNIYSEDAFIIIENEIRPRKSLTTGTGNGLSNLNKRYYALKKKHISISNKNNTFKVKLSLN; encoded by the coding sequence TTGACGACCAAATTTATAAAGCAAAAAGTTTTAATAGGTATAGCATTTATAATATCAATACTCTTAACCTCTCCTAGGATCTTAATTATATTTGATATTGTAGATGACCTATCAACTGCTTTCACTTCTGCTTCTGTAAAAGATATACTCTTTCGGTTTTTATGGTTTACCTTTTTTTCTTGGTTGTTATTAGAGTTTAATGCAAATACTAAATATTTTTATTCAAAATTTCAAAGCGTACTAAGAGGGTTAACAACTATCATAATTAATATTGCTTTATACTTAGCTTTATTGCATTTATTCTTCTTTTTGTATCCAATATTAGTAGGAGAATCAATGGTTTCAGAAGAAAAAGGGTTAACCTACTTCATCTATTTCGTTATAACAGTAATAATTATCTTTATCGCTAGAATTTTAAGATATCAATTGAGCTTAAAAGAAAAATTAATAGAGCAAGAAGCTTTAAAACAACAAAGCTTACAAAATGAATTGATGGCTTTAAAAAACCAAGTTAATCCTCATTTTCTATTCAACTCGCTAAATTCATTAAGTTCACTTGTAAAAGAAAATAAAGATGCTACAAATTTTATAAACAAACTCTCCACTATGTATCGTTATATTCTGCAAAGTAGTGAACGGGATTTAGTATCTATAAAAGAAGAGCTCGATTTTTTAAGTAGTTATATCCATTTAATAAAAACAAGATATCGTAATCGTTTTAACATCACTTATAATATTCATGAAAAATGGATGAAAAAAGAGGTGCCCGTTTTAGCGTTTCAATTGTTAGTTGAAAATGCCATTAAACACAATGAAATATCAGAAGAGAACCCACTTCAAGTTAATATATATTCCGAAGATGCGTTTATAATTATTGAAAATGAAATAAGACCCAGAAAAAGTTTAACTACTGGAACAGGAAATGGCTTATCAAACCTTAATAAGCGGTATTATGCTCTAAAAAAGAAGCACATATCAATAAGTAATAAAAACAATACCTTTAAAGTCAAACTTTCTTTAAATTGA
- a CDS encoding aminotransferase class IV, producing the protein MTNFNGNILEENTILSIENRGYNYGDALFETIKVSFGKILFWEDHYFRLMASMRIMRMEIPMRFTMEYLEEQILNTLESNSLLKSSARVKLFVHRNEGGLYTPNSNDVSFIISVKPIQDDFYLLQDGFYEVDLFKDYYVSPSLLSTLKTNNKILNVVGSIYAKENNLYNCLVLNTNKHVVEALNGNVFVVKGNIIKTAPISDGCLKGIMRKQLIDIIKSVPDYEIVEDSISPFELQKADEIFITNVIVGIQPVTKYRKKVYGSEVSKNLLQKLNVKVRLN; encoded by the coding sequence ATGACAAATTTTAATGGAAATATTCTAGAAGAAAATACAATTCTTTCAATTGAAAACAGAGGTTATAATTATGGTGATGCTTTATTTGAAACCATTAAAGTAAGCTTCGGTAAAATTTTGTTTTGGGAAGATCATTATTTTAGACTCATGGCTTCTATGCGTATCATGCGTATGGAAATTCCAATGCGTTTTACTATGGAGTATTTAGAAGAACAGATTCTTAATACTCTGGAATCTAATAGCTTGTTAAAGTCATCTGCAAGAGTTAAATTGTTTGTACATAGAAACGAAGGCGGGTTGTATACGCCAAACTCGAATGATGTAAGTTTTATAATTTCAGTAAAACCCATTCAAGATGATTTTTATTTACTTCAAGACGGTTTTTATGAAGTTGATTTGTTTAAAGACTATTATGTATCGCCAAGCTTATTATCTACATTAAAAACAAATAATAAAATATTAAATGTTGTTGGAAGCATTTATGCAAAAGAAAACAATTTATACAATTGTCTGGTTTTAAACACTAATAAGCATGTTGTAGAAGCTCTTAACGGTAATGTTTTTGTTGTAAAAGGTAATATCATAAAAACGGCTCCAATAAGTGATGGTTGTTTAAAAGGCATAATGCGTAAACAACTTATTGACATTATTAAAAGTGTACCTGATTACGAAATTGTTGAAGACTCAATTTCTCCATTTGAACTTCAGAAAGCTGACGAAATTTTTATAACAAATGTTATCGTGGGCATTCAACCTGTAACGAAATATAGAAAGAAAGTATATGGCAGTGAAGTATCTAAAAACTTATTACAAAAACTAAATGTTAAAGTAAGATTGAATTAA
- a CDS encoding KTSC domain-containing protein, producing the protein MVKRKKIESSILTSIGYDYENKILEIELNKNNQIRQYHDFPEVIWNEFENTDSKGRYFLKYIKNKYSELRFAQKN; encoded by the coding sequence ATGGTAAAACGAAAAAAAATTGAATCTTCTATACTAACCAGTATTGGTTATGATTATGAGAATAAAATTTTAGAAATAGAACTTAATAAAAATAACCAAATTAGACAATATCACGATTTTCCAGAAGTTATTTGGAATGAATTTGAAAACACAGATTCTAAAGGACGGTATTTCTTAAAATATATTAAAAATAAATACAGCGAATTACGTTTTGCACAAAAAAATTAA
- a CDS encoding START-like domain-containing protein, which translates to MDDKVKFDIEFPIHASPQLLYQYISTPSGLSEWFSDNVNSRGELFTFIWDDSEEQAKLLSKKSGERVKFRWLNDEDDQVSYFEIRIQVDEITKDVSLMVTDFAEEDEVDEAKMLWENQISDLKHVLGSV; encoded by the coding sequence ATGGACGATAAAGTTAAATTTGATATTGAATTTCCAATACACGCCTCCCCTCAATTGTTGTATCAATATATATCAACACCTTCAGGTTTGTCTGAATGGTTTTCAGATAACGTAAATTCTCGTGGCGAATTATTCACCTTTATATGGGATGATAGCGAGGAACAGGCAAAATTGTTAAGTAAGAAAAGTGGTGAGCGTGTTAAATTTAGATGGTTGAATGACGAAGATGATCAAGTATCGTATTTTGAAATAAGAATACAAGTTGATGAAATCACTAAAGATGTATCGTTAATGGTTACCGATTTTGCAGAAGAAGACGAAGTGGACGAAGCTAAAATGCTTTGGGAAAATCAAATTTCTGATTTAAAGCATGTGCTTGGATCTGTTTAA
- the murA gene encoding UDP-N-acetylglucosamine 1-carboxyvinyltransferase: MGTFKIEGGHQLKGSIQPQGAKNEALQILCAVLLTPELVTINNIPDIVDVNKLISLLRKLGVKIQKIAHGSYTFQADNLDLDYLESEEFKVDGRGLRGSIMIVGPLLARFGKGYIPKPGGDKIGRRRLDTHFEGLINLGAKFRYSKEEQFYGVEADRLKGVYMLLEEASVTGTANIVMAAVLAEGKTTIYNAACEPYLQQLCKMLNRMGAKISGVGSNMLIIEGVEALGGTDHTMLPDMIEIGSWIGLAAMTKSELTITNVSWDDLGVIPNVFRKLGITVERQGDNIHIPAHTDGYEIQNFIDGSILTISDAPWPGFTPDLLSIILVVATQARGSVLIHQKMFESRLFFVDKLIDMGAKIILCDPHRATVIGHDYKSTLKATTMTSPDIRAGVSLLIAALSAKGTSTIQNIEQIDRGYERIDERLRAIGAKIERVD; the protein is encoded by the coding sequence ATGGGAACATTTAAAATTGAAGGTGGTCATCAACTAAAAGGAAGTATACAACCTCAAGGAGCTAAAAACGAAGCGTTACAAATTTTGTGTGCCGTTTTGCTAACTCCAGAATTGGTAACAATTAATAATATTCCTGACATTGTTGATGTTAATAAACTAATTAGTTTATTAAGGAAATTAGGCGTTAAAATTCAAAAAATAGCGCACGGATCATATACTTTTCAAGCAGATAATCTTGATTTAGATTATTTAGAATCTGAAGAATTTAAGGTAGACGGGCGCGGTTTACGGGGGTCGATTATGATTGTTGGTCCTTTATTGGCACGCTTTGGAAAAGGGTATATCCCAAAGCCAGGAGGTGACAAAATTGGCAGAAGACGATTAGATACACACTTTGAAGGGCTTATAAACTTAGGAGCCAAATTTAGATATAGCAAAGAAGAACAATTTTATGGTGTTGAAGCCGATAGGCTAAAAGGTGTCTACATGCTTCTTGAGGAAGCATCGGTTACCGGAACAGCAAATATTGTTATGGCTGCGGTTTTGGCTGAAGGAAAAACGACCATTTACAATGCTGCTTGTGAACCCTACTTACAACAGTTATGTAAAATGCTTAATAGAATGGGCGCCAAAATAAGTGGTGTTGGTTCTAATATGCTAATTATTGAGGGCGTTGAAGCTTTAGGGGGTACAGATCATACCATGTTACCAGATATGATTGAAATAGGTAGTTGGATAGGGCTTGCTGCGATGACAAAAAGCGAACTGACTATTACAAATGTATCTTGGGACGATTTAGGAGTCATTCCAAATGTTTTTAGAAAATTAGGTATCACTGTTGAACGTCAAGGAGATAATATTCATATTCCGGCACATACTGATGGTTATGAAATACAAAACTTTATTGATGGATCGATTTTAACTATCTCAGATGCGCCATGGCCTGGATTTACCCCAGACTTGTTAAGCATTATTTTAGTTGTTGCAACACAAGCTAGAGGAAGTGTTTTAATACATCAAAAAATGTTTGAAAGCCGCTTGTTTTTTGTAGATAAATTAATTGATATGGGTGCCAAAATTATATTATGTGACCCACATCGAGCTACAGTTATAGGACATGACTATAAATCGACATTAAAGGCAACTACGATGACCTCTCCAGATATTAGAGCAGGTGTATCATTGCTTATAGCCGCACTTTCGGCAAAAGGCACATCAACAATTCAAAATATAGAACAGATTGATCGTGGTTATGAGCGTATAGATGAACGTTTACGAGCAATAGGAGCTAAAATTGAAAGAGTGGATTAG